Proteins found in one Zea mays cultivar B73 chromosome 1, Zm-B73-REFERENCE-NAM-5.0, whole genome shotgun sequence genomic segment:
- the LOC100381620 gene encoding uncharacterized protein LOC100381620, which translates to MRDFPSCFGESGVQIADASSSSSSSAGKGAAQNLVTCLYQTHFSGRPCVISLTWSKSLMGQGLSVGVDDLSSGHCLCKADIKPWLFSKKKGSRSLDVEDGKVEIFWDLSGARFGAGPEPVEGFYVAVVFDLELALLLGDMKKDAYRKTGASQSTLNAAAFVARREHIYGKKIYSAKAQFCDNGQFHDIAIECDTVGFKDPCLEIRVDKKPVMQVKRLAWKFRGNQAILVDGLPVEVFWDVHSWLFGSTASNAVFMFQTRQAPEKSLPWSYSQNFRESQLQGLGFSLILHAWKVE; encoded by the coding sequence ATGAGGGACTTCCCTTCCTGCTTCGGCGAGAGCGGCGTCCAGATCGCGGACGcgtcgtcttcgtcgtcgtcCAGCGCCGGCAAGGGCGCGGCGCAGAACCTGGTGACCTGCCTCTACCAGACGCACTTCTCAGGCAGGCCCTGCGTGATCTCGCTCACGTGGAGCAAGAGCCTGATGGGGCAGGGCCTCAGCGTCGGCGTCGACGACCTGTCGTCCGGCCACTGCCTGTGCAAGGCGGACATCAAGCCGTGGCTCTTCTCCAAGAAGAAGGGGTCCAGGAGCCTCGACGTCGAGGACGGCAAGGTCGAGATCTTCTGGGACCTGTCGGGCGCCAGGTTCGGCGCCGGGCCAGAGCCCGTGGAGGGGTTCTATGTCGCAGTGGTGTTCGACCTCGAGCTCGCGCTCCTGCTCGGCGACATGAAGAAGGATGCCTACAGGAAGACCGGAGCCAGCCAGTCGACGCTGAATGCCGCCGCGTTCGTGGCGAGGAGGGAGCACATATATGGCAAGAAGATCTACTCTGCCAAGGCGCAGTTCTGCGACAACGGCCAGTTCCACGACATCGCCATAGAGTGCGATACCGTCGGCTTCAAGGATCCGTGTCTCGAGATACGAGTCGATAAGAAGCCCGTGATGCAGGTGAAGCGCCTGGCGTGGAAGTTCAGGGGAAACCAGGCGATTCTCGTGGATGGCTTGCCCGTGGAGGTGTTTTGGGATGTTCACAGTTGGCTCTTTGGGTCAACGGCAAGCAACGCGGTGTTCATGTTCCAGACACGCCAGGCCCCTGAGAAGTCGCTGCCATGGTCCTACTCGCAGAATTTTAGGGAGTCCCAGCTGCAAGGCCTTGGTTTCTCCCTTATCCTGCATGCGTGGAAGGTTGAATAg